Proteins from one Balaenoptera musculus isolate JJ_BM4_2016_0621 chromosome 7, mBalMus1.pri.v3, whole genome shotgun sequence genomic window:
- the GCG gene encoding pro-glucagon isoform X1, which translates to MKSIYFVAGLLVMLVQGSWQRSLQDTEEKSRSFPAPQTDPLNDPDQMNEDKRHSQGTFTSDYSKYLDSRRAQDFVQWLMNTKRNKNNIAKRHDEFERHAEGTFTSDVSSYLEGQAAKEFIAWLVKGRGRRDFPEEVTIVEELRRRHADGSFSDEMNTVLDNLATRDFINWLLQTKITDRK; encoded by the exons atgaaaagcatttaCTTTGTGGCTGGATTGCTTGTAATGCTGGTCCAAGGCAGCTGGCAACGTTCCCTTCAGGACACAGAGGAGAAATCCAG ATCATTCCCAGCTCCCCAGACCGACCCGCTCAATGATCCAGATCAGATGAATGAAGACAAGCGCCACTCACAGGGCACGTTCACCAGTGACTACAGCAAGTATCTGGACTCCAGGCGTGCCCAGGATTTTGTGCAGTGGTTGATGAACACCAAGAGGAATAA GAATAACATTGCCAAACGTCATGATGAATTTGAGAGACATGCTGAAGGGACCTTTACCAGTGATGTAAGTTCTTATCTGGAAGGCCAAGCTGCCAAGGAATTCATTGCTTGGCTGGTGAAAGGCCGAGGAAGGCGAGA tttcccaGAGGAGGTCACCATCGTTGAAGAACTCCGCCGCAGACACGCCGATGGCTCTTTCTCTGATGAGATGAACACGGTTCTCGATAATCTTGCCACCCGAGACTTTATAAACTGGTTGCTTCAGACAAAAATTACTGACAG gaAGTAA
- the GCG gene encoding pro-glucagon isoform X2, with translation MKSIYFVAGLLVMLVQGSWQRSLQDTEEKSRSFPAPQTDPLNDPDQMNEDKRHSQGTFTSDYSKYLDSRRAQDFVQWLMNTKRNKNNIAKRHDEFERHAEGTFTSDVSSYLEGQAAKEFIAWLVKGRGRRDFPEEVTIVEELRRRHADGSFSDEMNTVLDNLATRDFINWLLQTKITDR, from the exons atgaaaagcatttaCTTTGTGGCTGGATTGCTTGTAATGCTGGTCCAAGGCAGCTGGCAACGTTCCCTTCAGGACACAGAGGAGAAATCCAG ATCATTCCCAGCTCCCCAGACCGACCCGCTCAATGATCCAGATCAGATGAATGAAGACAAGCGCCACTCACAGGGCACGTTCACCAGTGACTACAGCAAGTATCTGGACTCCAGGCGTGCCCAGGATTTTGTGCAGTGGTTGATGAACACCAAGAGGAATAA GAATAACATTGCCAAACGTCATGATGAATTTGAGAGACATGCTGAAGGGACCTTTACCAGTGATGTAAGTTCTTATCTGGAAGGCCAAGCTGCCAAGGAATTCATTGCTTGGCTGGTGAAAGGCCGAGGAAGGCGAGA tttcccaGAGGAGGTCACCATCGTTGAAGAACTCCGCCGCAGACACGCCGATGGCTCTTTCTCTGATGAGATGAACACGGTTCTCGATAATCTTGCCACCCGAGACTTTATAAACTGGTTGCTTCAGACAAAAATTACTGACAGGTGA